In Maridesulfovibrio sp., the genomic stretch TAAATCCAAATCCTTAGGTGTGCCGGATACGGATATTTTCAAGCCTTCACCGGGACGCAACACATCCCCTTTGAGCAGATTATCTCCCCACCATTTATCTTCAGCGGAAGACATGTAAACAGCGCGTATTTCGAAATTTGTTTCATTAAATACTACGACATCCTTTGCTAGAGCCGACCCCGCCATAAGCATGGAAATAGCCAATGTCAGAGTTAGGATTCGCCACGATCTGTTATTCACATTATTCTCCTCAATCTTGACTTTGTATGGCGGGTTTAAAAGCTCAGCTGGAAATAATTATTATCAGGCCGCTGTTTGATGCCGTTAAACAGAATCAGCAAGCCGGATGTTTTTGCTTGGGCTGGCATACCAATAGAGCAGTAACAATGCGCCAATTACAGTGAAAGTAAGCAGGAACCACCATCCAGAACGCCCGACATCATGCAGACGGCGAACGCTGACAGCCATAGTAGGAACAACGGTGATAAAAACGATTATATTTGAGGCGAGCAATGACCGAGTCAGGGGATCGGTACTTCCGAAAATAGCTGTATCGATAGTGTAGGCAATCATGGAAAGAATCCATGTAAAGAGTACCCAGTACCAAAACTCCGGTCTATCTGCGCGACCCTTAAATGTCGCATATTTCCGTATGCATGTTTTTACAGCTTCCATGAATTCCATTTCTAAATCTCCGTGGATTTGTGTATCTACTTATAAAAAAACGAAAACTGTGTCTGTCCGCCAAAGTGCGTACAGGGCTGGTTTTTCATTATATTTGGACTTTCAAGTGGGAGAGCTAATCAATAACATCAACGGTAACAGAAATGACTCCTGCATTCGTGTTGCCAATCGAACTGAAAGCGGCTCGCGAGAGGTCAATGATGCGTCCTTTCGTGAAGGGACCGCGATCATTTATCCGCACTATGACGCTTTTCCCATTTGCCACATTTGTTACCCGTACCCGTGTACCGAAAGGTAATTTTCGGTGTGCGCCTGTCTTCGCCTTTTTATCGTACAGTTCTCCGCTGGCTGTCGATCGTCCGTGATATTTATCGGCGTAGTATGAAGCTTTCCCTGACTGAGTATAGCTCGATGATTTTTTTGCCTGTACCGGAGCTGAAGCGCAGCCGAAACAGATCAAGCTCAACACGACAAAAATTGCTGGGAGTATTCGCATTGGATAATCCTTATTGAGATTATTGCCTGTAGGAAGAATCGTAGGGGATCACTACTATTCCTCCGTAGCGAGTAATTGTTATTGGTTGAGGGAGTCTCGAAGGATTTCGTTAACTTCAGGAAGGTTTGCTTCAAATTCCTGTTTTTCACCGGTTTTTGTGTCAACAAACACCCATTGAATTCTTTCCTGACCATCTCCGATTTCTTGGCAGGTAAATGTAAGTCCAACCATGTCTTCACCTTGGGCATCGTTGGAAATAGTAATGTGGTAGCAGGAATTGTTGTCACACATGCCACCTAAGTAGTAGTTGCCGAAATTAGGATCTTGAGCGGGGGTGCTGATCCAGAGTCCTTCTTTACCCTGACACAGACTGTTGGCTTGGGCGACAGAAACAAAGAGCATGAATACCAGTATAGCCGAAAATATTGTTGTAAAAAATCTCATCATATCTCCTTACTGCAATTCAAGGTTATGGACCCGCCACTCCAAGTCCGGATAATTGGTTATGAATCTTTTCCAAAAACAACCTTACCTTCCAGTGGCTTTATAAAGGATTAATAGATTACAATTGTGCATCTGTCTGTCCGTCAAAAGACGTACATTTCATACATATCAATTTAACTCATTCCCATATGGTGATTACTCATAAGAAGGAATATCCTGTTAAATTACTGTTTATCTAAAAAAAAGCCCCTATTGAAAAACAATGAGGGTCTTAGCTACGTTGCTGTTAATTAGAAAGAGACCAATAATCCCTTTAAATTTAATTTTACCATCAACTGTATGGGTCCCGACTGCGAGTATGATTCATCCCGAGATATTAAAGAAAAGCGTAATGCCATTGGTGCTTATGATCGATTCGATGACTGATAGGTTGAAAGCGATGCGGATTTGGAGGAAACTATGGTGTGCTAATGACCTGACTTATTGATCAGATTGGTGTGTGATACTGGTCCGCTACAGAGTGTTATTACGTAAGTGGGCATACCGCTGGACCAGTGCCGGTGTCTTGTGCGTGAGCATCTTTTTGCAGGGTGTAATATCCACCTGCCAGGAACTGTCGAGAGTGGAAGCGAAGACATGCCACAAGCAGTGCATGGGCTGAAGTCTTAGGGCAACCCGGCGTTGTCGCAGATTCTGCGACATGGCACATCTTTCGTTTAAAGCGCGAGGTGATGTACGAGTGAGTGTACGAAATTCTGGGCCTGCAATTATCGGTGGTGTAGATCTCACAGATAATGGAGATCATGGTACCACTCATTTACGGAGAGGAAGACTATATAAAAGAATACACACAGGAAGAAAGAAACGGAAAAATCGTTAAAAACTGTCTTAATTACACGTGTACTGGTGGTGTGATAATTGACTTTAACGATGCAAACTGGACCAGAAAACTAAAAAAATCCAAAGACACAATTACTATTACAAGTCGTATTTTAAAAAACGAAGTCGCTGTCTTTCGGTGGAAAATACATAAACTAATCTACGTTGAAAAAACATTTAAATATAGTAATGCAAATTACAGTTTCAAAGAAATAGATATCTTTGCCACAGGCTAAGGCATAATTCGTAGAGAAAGGATATATCCCGAAATATCCAGTCCATACGTTGTATTCAAATTGGTTGATCGAAATACCCGTACTGCGGTACAGGAGCTTTCTTATGATGAAGATCGTCTTCAATACCACCCCACGATCCCCAGTATCATACCCAAAAAAAGAGGGAGTATCATTTTAAGACACTCCCTTCTTTACCGGAATATCCGGCAATACTTCGACCGCTTTATCTGTCTGCAATTAATTCATTTGCAATACTTACAACCTCAGCCTGTGCTGCGGAAACATCTCCATCAGGCATTCCACTCGCCAACGAAGTTGCCCGAACGACTTTCAGATCAAACCCGTAAAGATTTAAATATACGCTATAACGTTCGATTACATCCCTATGCCTGTCTTCAGTTTCGCCTTGGGTAAGAATCAAAATGGCTGTCTTTCCTTCAGGAATACGTGATGAGTATGGATCAGCTTTATTGTAATCCACATCAACATGTGACCACGTCCTGTCGATCAACATCTTGAACTGTCCCGATATATCACCATAGTAGACAGGAGTGGATAGGACCAACACATCAACCTCACGCATG encodes the following:
- a CDS encoding DUF805 domain-containing protein, translated to MEFMEAVKTCIRKYATFKGRADRPEFWYWVLFTWILSMIAYTIDTAIFGSTDPLTRSLLASNIIVFITVVPTMAVSVRRLHDVGRSGWWFLLTFTVIGALLLLYWYASPSKNIRLADSV
- a CDS encoding septal ring lytic transglycosylase RlpA family protein, whose product is MRILPAIFVVLSLICFGCASAPVQAKKSSSYTQSGKASYYADKYHGRSTASGELYDKKAKTGAHRKLPFGTRVRVTNVANGKSVIVRINDRGPFTKGRIIDLSRAAFSSIGNTNAGVISVTVDVID
- a CDS encoding flavodoxin family protein, encoding MKVASILGSPRKKGTSTRIAQAFTDFMTEKGAEVVEYYLNGMSYKGCQGCEVCHSKQDCCVLKDDLTPALDSMREVDVLVLSTPVYYGDISGQFKMLIDRTWSHVDVDYNKADPYSSRIPEGKTAILILTQGETEDRHRDVIERYSVYLNLYGFDLKVVRATSLASGMPDGDVSAAQAEVVSIANELIADR